The following nucleotide sequence is from Chloracidobacterium validum.
TCAATTTCGAGTTCATGGATTTGATTGATAATGCTTTTTATGTGTGGACCTGGGGGGATACCTACCTCTAAGATATGCCGCCCCTTAAGTAGATCCTGAAAGGGATTTTGTAATAAGCTAAACATTTTCACTTTCTCCTCAGCCCAGGACAGATATTCACTTTCAGGAGTGTGGAAAATAGATTTCAGAAAACAAATTAATAGTTTTATATCTATGATTCTTGCCAATCTTTTCAAATATGAAAATTCGAAGTTCTGTTTTTTTGATTGATAGAATATCTTGTAAGCAGGCAGATGTGTAGATATTATAACTAAAACTTGATTCCTTATATTGTGTCCCTTATAAGTGTATATACCTAAGCTATCAAGTAAGTCAATAAGTCTTGTTGTGCTCAATCCCAGACCTAAAATAGATAGTAATACTGAAAGTTTTTCTGGTTCACTTAATTCTTTTGTATTCTTTTTCCCTCGATCAATTGAAATTAATGTATAATCCCAGAAAGCTTCTTTTGTATAAGGATTTTCAGAAATCATCGAGCTATGCAAATCCCAGAGCATAGGTAAGACTTGGCTAATTATTCCAAGTTTGAGACAATAATCGAGTCCTATAGATGGTTTTGGGGATAGTAAGAGTAATTTTTCAATTTCCTTACGCACTCTCTCCTTAGGGATATCCCCCAAGGAAGTTTGTTGGCACATAGCTATGGTTTCAGGCGATATACTTAGTTGATAGCGAGATGCTAGCTGTGCCGCGCGTAAAACTCTCAGTGAATCGTCCCTAAATGTGCTGTGATTAACTGCCTGAAGCCTTTTGTTGGCTAAGTCTTCCACTCCTCGGAAAGGATCTAAGATAGTCTGTGTAAAAGGGTCCTGTAGAATTGCATTGATTGTAAAATCACGACGACTAGCTGCTTCGTGAAATGGCATCCAAGGATTGCCCTCAATAAGAAATCCACGATGGCCTGGTCTGAGTTTCGACTCATGTCGCGGAAGTGATACGTCAATTTCTATCGAGGCATTGGCTTTAGGCCGTAACTTATAGACAGCAAAGTGTTCTCCGACTGTATTAACACTACCATGCCGCTCTAGTAATTCCCTTAGTTGACCACTAGGTAGTCCGTAAACTTCAATATCGTAATCCTTTACTGGGTAGTTGAGCAATCTATCGCGTACACAGCCTCCGACAAGAAATCCTTTCCCTCCTGATGACTCAATAGTTTTACAAACTGCAATAAGCCATTCTGGGATAGATTGCACCATTTTGATTTGCAATCAGCTTTTTTGCACACTTAGGTAATTTTGAATAGACTCGAGGTTGAGCTGACTTATGGATTCAAAGATGAAGTCAGCTTTGTATAATTTTTCTCTGGCATAAGAATTAGTGATAGCGACACAGTGCATACCAGCTGCTTTAGCCGCTTCAACTCCAGCTACTGAATCTTCGATAACTAAGCATTCAGATGCAGAAATTTCCTCTTTTGCCATATTTTTTTTATTTAAGTGATTAAGCGCAAGCAAATATCCTTCTGGAGACGGCTTTCCATGTTGTACATCGTCTGCGCTGATGATCAGACTAAAATGTTCTAGTAAGGAATGAAGTGAAAGTAAAGTAGTGATTTCTTGCCTCAAGGCTCCTGAGCAGATAGCCAACTGGACAAGTGGTGAGTACTTTTTTATCCAATCACTTACCCCGTGAAAGAGTTTGGCTTGGGGTAGTAACATTTCTAATTTTGAAGTTTTATAGTGGATAAGCTGTGCAAGTTTTTCTAACGAAAGTTCAACACCAACCTCTAAAAAGAATTTCCTAAAGCAACCTTTGTCGTCTAATGCCAAGAAGTGTTGATCATATGTTTGACGATTAATATCTAGCCCTTCTTGTAAGAGTGTGTCTCTTAGTCCAGTGAAATGAATTTCTTCACTGTCCACAATAACGCCATCGAAATCGAAAATTACGGCTTTTATCATAGTCAAACTTGAGGTAATCTACTCTATTCCAATCTGGTATCCTGGGGAGGGTAGTTATGAGGGCTTCTGTTCTTGTGTCGATTTGGTTGCTTTTGTGCGGCTCCTTGCTTGACAGTACATTTGCTCAAGGCAGCGTTGGCATAGGAAGGGCTCCACGTACGGCCAGTGAGATAAAGCGAAACCTAAAAACAATTCTAGTTGTAAAGTCAATAAACTCAGATCTTTACACTATTGAAGCCACCGATGAAATTACTGGTGATGAGTTAACTTATCGTGTCTCCCGTAATGCCAAAATCACAACTGAAAAAGGATTTCCAATAGTTGGTCGTGGTAAAGAAGTTAAATTAAGCGACATCCAGCCTGGGCAGCGATTAGAAGTTGTATATCGGGAATCTTTACCTACGCAGTTAACAAGAGTAACGTTGTTGAAAGACAAGGCTAACTAAATTATCAATACTGGAACAGTCCCTTTTCATCACACACAATGGCGACGCTGTTGCTCGTCCCAAGACGGGTGGCACCAGCCGCGATTAATTGTTCTGCCATTTCTCGGCTACGGATGCCACCGGATGCTTTGATTTGGATTTTTCCTTGTGCAGTTTGATAGAGTAGCTTGACATCACCTATGGTTGCGCCAGGCTGGTTGAACCCGGTGGACGTTTTGACAAAGTCTGCTCCAGAGGACTGGATAATTTGGCAAGCCTTGACTTTTTCGTTGTCAGTTAGTAGTGATGTTTCAATAATTACTTTACAGATTGCGTTGTACCTTTGCACTGTCTT
It contains:
- a CDS encoding CCA tRNA nucleotidyltransferase translates to MVQSIPEWLIAVCKTIESSGGKGFLVGGCVRDRLLNYPVKDYDIEVYGLPSGQLRELLERHGSVNTVGEHFAVYKLRPKANASIEIDVSLPRHESKLRPGHRGFLIEGNPWMPFHEAASRRDFTINAILQDPFTQTILDPFRGVEDLANKRLQAVNHSTFRDDSLRVLRAAQLASRYQLSISPETIAMCQQTSLGDIPKERVRKEIEKLLLLSPKPSIGLDYCLKLGIISQVLPMLWDLHSSMISENPYTKEAFWDYTLISIDRGKKNTKELSEPEKLSVLLSILGLGLSTTRLIDLLDSLGIYTYKGHNIRNQVLVIISTHLPAYKIFYQSKKQNFEFSYLKRLARIIDIKLLICFLKSIFHTPESEYLSWAEEKVKMFSLLQNPFQDLLKGRHILEVGIPPGPHIKSIINQIHELEIDGKVINLEDAKLLAKTLYKKRISE
- a CDS encoding HAD family hydrolase, which codes for MIKAVIFDFDGVIVDSEEIHFTGLRDTLLQEGLDINRQTYDQHFLALDDKGCFRKFFLEVGVELSLEKLAQLIHYKTSKLEMLLPQAKLFHGVSDWIKKYSPLVQLAICSGALRQEITTLLSLHSLLEHFSLIISADDVQHGKPSPEGYLLALNHLNKKNMAKEEISASECLVIEDSVAGVEAAKAAGMHCVAITNSYAREKLYKADFIFESISQLNLESIQNYLSVQKS